The Microbulbifer sp. TB1203 nucleotide sequence CAGTATCCCCGCTCGCGGTGCGGCGGTCTCAAGGTCGCCGTAGGAGATATCACACTGCTGACTCTGCTTGCCGGCGCATCGCCGTCGACCACTTCCAGGTAAGGCTGTGAATTGCCACTGGGCAGCTTTTTCGGCAGGTTGCGGTTGCAACAGGTCAGCTTCAGGTCCAGCGTCTGATCGCTGATACGATGTGGATTGAAATCCAGGTCCACCAGGCATATATCCAATTCCGTCGCCTGCTCATTGCGGTGCTCGCCCTCTATTACGTCGCGGCGGCGAACATACCAGAATGCCGATTGCCGGGCGTGATGGCGGCTGTGCTGAATGCCGTAGAAAGGACGATACGGGGTGGTTTTGCCGCTGCCATCCGTTGCACCAACGGCGTCGATCGAATAGACCTCAAGGCCGTCACTTCGACGCGCATCGGGCACCACGTGATAGCTGTATTCGGTATGGCTAAGCGGTATCGGGTCCGCCGTTTGTGGAAACAGATTGACAACCGGCGTACAGCCCAGCGCAAACATGCTGGCAGCAATCTGCTTTTCCAGTTCGTCGTGGTTTTCCGACAAGTAGAAATACAGATTGAGTGTATCGCCGTAACTGTCATTAATGGCTTCCTGGAGATTGCAGATATCGATAAAGAGAAACTTCTCCGGGAACGCGAAGTACTCTGTAAGCAGGCGATAGCCGATAAATGCCGTGTCCGGGTATGGCAGGAGGCCCTGGTCCGGTTCCAGCCCGACCTGTTGTATGGCGTCCGGCTCCATAAAAGTGGGTTTTGGATCGGTTTCACCGCTGGCCACCACCAGCTTTACACAACGGCTGAGCAGCAGATCGTACAGTGCGTAGACGTGGCTGGGCTGTCCCCGAAGAAAGAAGCGCAATTTCCCCGGCTGTATTTCAGAGAAGCTCAGATCCTGGCTGAGGGTTTTCAGAGACAGTTTGAGTACCGCATTCGCCCCCTGGATCTCATTGCACCCGGGCGCGATAAAAGGGCGCGGCATCAGGCTGGCATTGGCCACCTGGAAAGGACAAATATCGACCGGGTAGCGGCTGGTAAAGCGGCAAGTCTGCCCGTTAAAGCTGTCGGTTTCCAGCAGGGTATCGGCATCTACACGGGTAATCGCATCCAGGTCCGGTTCCGGCTCGAACTGCACAATGGCACAGGACGGAATCGGCCTCAGGTAATGGGGATATAAGGTCTCCAGCATTGCATCGGTAAGCTCGGGAAAATCGTCGCTCAGCTTCTGCTGGACACGCGCATTCATATAGGCGAAACCCGACAGCAGGCGGCCTACCAGGGGGTCGTCCACGGTATCGGTATCCAGTTGCAGCCTGGAGGCTGCGGCCGGATGTATTTTGGTGAACTCGGAAGCCGTCTGCTGGATAAACGCCAGTTCCCGCTCGTAGAGATCAATCAGCTTTTCACTCATTACATAATCTCCGATACATCGACCAGCTGAGTTACCGGATTCAAAGCGGAATCGAACACTATGACCTCCGATGCGGGGTTGACATGCAGAACCGCCTCGACACGAAAGCGTATACTGGGGTCCTCGACATCCATCTTGTCCTGGCTCGTCACTTTTACCGAGCGGATTCTGGGCTCGAAATCCAGTATCGTTCTCTCGATTTCCCGGCAGAACCGCTTCCGGCTGTCCATCGAGGAAAGATTGATTGTCGACAGGTCCGGCAGGCCGAAATTGATATTGGAATTACTGAGATGGGTATGAGTTTCCGGAGCGGATAAACAGCGATAGCGTGTATTGAACAGGTACTCCAGATCCCTCCGGACGCCCTCCCGAAGCTGCTTCAGTACCTGATGCGGCTGGTGCAGGTCCATATTGCGGGACGATTCCAACAGCCTGTCGAGAACCGGGGCCAGAAGGCGCTTATCTTTTCGCATAATAATTTGGGCCCTTGTTATCGTATCGTGCCTACGCCGATCTGAGCCAGAGCGGTGGTAAGTTTCAATTCGGAAACCAAATGGTCAACGGTGTAGTGACTTTTCAGGTGAATCACACTCTGATAACTGCCAGCTTTTCCCGGCTCGTCCACCACCCGCACCCGGGCCTCTCTGAGAGGGTAGCGGGCCAACATCTCCCAGGACAGGTCATCGCGCCCGGTGGTGTAGCGGTCCAGCCATTTCTGCAACTGGCGCTCGCAGTCCTGGGCGTTCATATAGGCACCCACTTTGTCCCTGATCATCACCTTGATGTAGTGGGCAAATCTCGATGCGCAGAGAATCTGCTGCAGCATGGCGCTGATACGCGCATTGGCGGTGGCGGACTTGGTGGTGTACTGCTTGGGCCGCTGTAATGACGGAACACTGTTGAATGCACTGTACGCGGTATCGTAACAGTGGCACAGACAGGAGAATCCCAGCTCACTCAAGTCCCGCTCTACAAAATCCGTCACGAGGATAGAGGTGGACATGCGGACCATATTCGAAGTTGTATCCGGCTTGTACGAGACCACCGGCAGTTGGGATACCAGGCCGCCCCCCAGATGATCCCTGGCAACGCCCCGGATGTGCGAAAACCAGCCCACGTCATTGAACTCCCGAATCAACACCGCGCCCATTGCGAAACAGGCATTGCCCCAGAGATATTTCCGACTGTGGGATGCAGAGACCCGCTCTGCAAACCGCAGGCCGCCGTAACGGGAGAATTGAGTATTGTAGGGCTGGCGCAGAAGCACCTGTGGCAAGGTAACCGCCAGGAACCGGCTGTCCTCGAGATCCCTCAAGCCATTCCAGCGGATATACTCCTTTTGCCGGAACACTTCTGAAAAATCGATCGGCTTGGCAAGGTCATCGTAGTGATCCACACCGAACAGCTGCGGAGTAGCCGCACAGACAAACGGTGCAAAAGCCGCTGCCGAAGTATGGGCAATACCCTGCAAAGTAAAGACGTCGTCGTATGGGTGATCGGCGAAAGGGCGGTGGGATATGTAGTAATCGCCGAGAAGAAGACCAAAGGGCTCTCCACCCGGGGTTCCGAATTCCTCATTGTAAATGAGATGAAAAAGGCCCGACTGATCAAAGTCCGGGGCCCGTTCCATATCCTTGCTGAGATCCCTCCAGCTCACATCCAGCAACTTGATCTTGATGTTGTCGGAATGCGGGGTGTTGTGGACCAGCATTGATAGGCCGCGCCAGCTGGCTTCAAGCCTCTGGAAGCGCGAATGATGCAGGATGCTGTTGATCTGGTCGCAGATCAACTCGTCCAGTTCCGCTACCAAGCGGCTCAGCCACTGGCGAACGGTAAACTGTTCCGGCTGCGGGCAAGGATATATTTCCGACAGCCAATATTCGAAGGCGAACAGGTCATCCGGTTCCCGCAAAAACTTTTGCAAATCCGCCCCCTTACCAGTAAGCAACTGCGAAGGCAGCTCTATTCCGCAATCTCCGGAATTGTGATCGCTAGATGCAGCGGGCAAGGCAGGACTCCCACGGATAATCTGTCAGTCGGAAAAGAGCGGCCCGCCGGGCGGGCCGCCATTTATTACCCCGCTGTGGGGATATTGGCCACCATGCGCATGGAGGTGGTCAACTCCTCCATCTGCAGCCAGGGTTTAAGGTAGGCAACTGCACTGTAGCAGCCGGGCTGGCCCGGAATTTCCTTCACTTCCACTCTCGCTTCGGCCAGGGGGTACTTGGCTTTCATTTCCGCGCTGGCATCCGGGTTGGAGTTGGTGTACTGGGTGATCCACTTGTTCAGCCAGCGCTCACAGTCGCTCGCTTCCATGAAGGAACCTACTTTATCGCGCGCCATAACCTTCAGGTAATGGGCAATCCGGGCCGTGGCCATCAGGTATGGCAGGCGGGCGGAGATAGCGGCGTTCGAGGTCGCATCCGGATCGTCGTAGGCCTTCGGCTTTTGGGTGCTCTGCGAGCCGAAGAAGACCGAGTAATCGGTATTCTTGTAATGGCACAGCGGCAGGAAGCCCTGGCTGCTGAGCTCCGCTTCGCGACGGTCTGTAATACCGATTTCCGTCGGGCACTTCTGGTCCAGATCGCCGTCGTCGCTCTTGAAGATATGCGTCGGCAGTCCCTCTACCTTACCGCCACCCTCTGCACCGCGAATGGCTGTACACCAGGAATTCTCCGCAAATGCCCTGGTCATGGTAGTACCCATCACATAGGCGGCGTTCATCCAGCAGTACTGATCATGGTCGGCGGGGCGGGACACACCGGACTCATCCACGTCGAACTCTTCGAAATTGAAGGATTCAATCGGCTTGGTGTTGGCTCCGTAGGGCGTGCGCGCGAGAGTCCTGGGCATCACCAGGGTAACGAAGCGAGAGTCTTCGCTGTCCCGGAAACTGCGCCACTTGATGTATTCGCCGGACTCAAAAATCCCACCCAGGTCCCGGGGCTTGGACAGCTCGGTAAAATCGCTGAAACCGAACATTCCGGCTCCGGCAGCGGAGATAAAGGGGCAGAAACCGGCGGCGGCCACATTGGACATCTTGCTCAGCAGTTCGACATCCTCCGGGTGGCTGGTGAACTCGAAGTCGCCGATCATGCAGCCAAAAGGTTCACCACCCGCGGTACCAAACTCTTCTTCGTAGACTTTCTTGAAAGTCTGGCTCTGGTCAAATTCAACGGCCTTGTCCAGGTCGCGGAACAGTTCCCGCTTGGTGATATTCAGCATGCGGATCTTCAGGGTCGCGCCGGTTTCGCTGTTCATCACCAGGTGATTGAGACCGCGCCACGAGCCCTCCAGCTTCTGGAATTTCTCGTCGTGCAGAATGGCCGAAAGCTGCTTGGACATGGCCTCATCGATTGCCTGGACAGCCTTTGAGATCGTCTGGGTCAGGTTTCGGTCCCAGGTTACGGTGCCCTTCAGAACCTGCTCCGTCAGGTTGGAAATCAGGTCCTTTGCTTCGTCCGGCGAGGTTTGCTTGGTCGCAGAAATGGCCTGGTCGAGCAGGCTGACCGACTGCTCTTCCGCTTCATTTTCTACTGCATTTTCTGCTTCGGTGCTCATTCTGACTCTTCTCCTTTGTTTTCACCAAGGCCCAGCTGTTCAGAGATAGCGCCTACGTTTTCGGTGCTTTTCAGAATGTCTTCCAGAACCTTCTCGAGATCTTCCGATCGGTCCGCCTTGCTCAGCAGGTCGCGCAGTTTGCTGCGAGCCTCGAGCAGCTGCTTCAGCGGCTCTACCTGATCGACTACTCTCTCCGGAGAGAAGTCGTCCATATGCCTGAAATCCAGGTCCACGGCCATCTTGCTTCCATCTCCGGAGAGGGTGTTTTCCACCTGGAGACTCAGCTTTGGATTGACCTTTGTCATTACGTCGTTGAAATTATCGCGGTCGATCTGGACAAATTTTCTCTCTTTGAGGGCTTTCCGGTTCTCGGCGTTGTCACCGGAATAATCGCCCATCACACCGGTTACGAACGGCAGTTCCTTCTTGACTTCGGCGCCATTGGTTTCGACATCGTAGGTAATATGGACGCGCGGCTTACGCACACGCTTCAGCTTGTTGTGGATGCTCTCGGACATCTCTGATCTCCTTTCCTCGATTTAGGAAGTGTAAAAGTTTAATGTTCTACCAGCCTACGCCGGCGTCCGCTGTTTGTGATTCCTCCGACCATTCTGCCTGACCCGAAGACGCTTCCGGAGTCTCTGCACTCGCGGGCGCCGTGGGAGCCTGCGGCGCCCTGGCGGCCGGAGGGGGGGCGACGTAACGCTGGGTATCAGAACCGTCGAGCTTGACGCCGGTCAACTGGGAGTAGATCGACCGGGACTGGTCATCCGGCAACAGTTCGGCCATGAGTTCCGATACCGTCATGCGACCCCAGCCGATAAGGCGCTCCAGACCCGGCGCCAGTGGGGTGTGGGGTTCGTAGGTGCGGAAGTACTTGGCAGCTGCTTCGAGCAGCTTCAGGGCATCTTCGCGCGAGGCGACCGGCCCGGTCGGCATGGATACGCCTGCGACCGCGGGCGCCGCCCCGCCGGGGGGGCTGCTCTCCCCGCCTTCCGTGCCGCCCACCTCCGCCTCCGGCGGCGCCGCCGAAGCGGCCAGCGCTTCCAACTGGCTCTTGTAGACAAAGCGCGTGGTCCGCAGCACCTCGTCCAGAAGAGTGGTGATATTGGTGAAGGGTGGAGCGTCGTGGCCACAACTGGAGCGCAACTCTTCACTGATGCTTTTATAGTGGGCCAACGCCTCTTCGAGGGTTTCCACCAGATCCTGCGCCCATTCGTTGCTCGCGGCGTTTACGCATTGTTCGATTTCATCAAAGCTGTACCCGAGGACTTCCAGCCGGGCGGCTTTGGCATCGTCATCGGCGATGCGGTCCGCGTCCCGGGCCTGCTGATACTGGAAGAATGAATAGGCACCGTAATCACTTTCCGGGGTAATGGGCGCATTGCGGACTGGCATCATCAGGGTGCCGTCCCCGCCGTCACCATTCAGGCCCGTCAGCGGCGCCACCTTGGTTTCCAGACCGTCTTCGTCGGGTTCGGGATAAAGGCCGTCCCAGTTTTCTTTCACCAGGCGTTCTATCAACGCAAAACCATCGCGCAGGCCGGGAAATCCGTGCAGCCGGATCAACGCTTCGGTATACCAGGTCGCGACTTCAAGGTCCTTGCTCTGGGCCGAGAGAATTTTCTCAGCGCATTTGGCCACGTCGTGCCAGGGCGCGAGCAGATCGGCATCGCTGTCGTCGAACATGGCGGAGCGTTCGGCGGCGCGGGCGCTGTTGCGGGAGTCTTTGATGGTGTAGTAATCGGAGGTCGGCGAGCGATCTTCTCGAATGTCGCTGCCTGTCGGCTGGTCCTCCGAAATCGGAGCAGCCAACTCGTCGATGCTGATTATATTGGGGAATGCCATGGAAGTTCCTTTGACTCAAATAATTCCTTTGCCTTGATTCTTATTAGAAAGAATGCCTGTCGTGAATAAGCTGATCAAGACAACCAGCCTACCGTACAGCACAGGATCCATACGAAAGCTGCTCCCTTGCAGGTACCACGACTAGCCACACCCCGTCCCCTCCCGGGCAGCCTGCACAACAGGTTCCGTTCGAAAACCGGCCACCATTCTCTGGAACAGCGGTTTTTGCTGCGGGAACTCCCTCTGGCTGCACCACAGAAACAAGGTATGGAAATACCGCTCACATTGAAAATGGGCCACCAAATATTGTATTGCGGTAGTATCCAGCCGGGCCGATATTTCACTGGTACACGCCGGTGAATCTCCATACTCAACCATCTCGGGCCCGGAGAGTAAACGCCCCGAAGCCAGTCTGGCCAAGCACTGTTGCAGCTGCGCGACACTGTAATCCGGCAGAGCCAGTCCCGCCGGCAGCTCCTCCCTCGCCTGCATTAAGACAATCATGTAGTGGTGGGCATTCCGGTCCCCGACTTGGAGCACGGCATTCGGATTGAGGTCTGTGCACGGCTGCCAGGATTCCGGTATGACAGCGGAAACCGGGGAATCCCGCCCGCGCACCCTTACCAGACCCGGCCCGACCAGACCCAGCCCGGGATCCTGAAAACTTGGCTTCTGCACCTGATTTGTGCGAAAGACAACGCGGTTGTCCAGATGCAACTCCGTATGCCATCCCCCATCCCATAGAGCCTTGACGATCCTCTCCGCCTGTCGGCGGTCCTCAACACACTTTACCACCCGGTGAGCACCGGACAGCAAATACTTGATCTGGTCAAAACCCAGCGCAAACTGCTTGCCAAGCGACTCGATCCCCCGGCGGCGGTTGAATCCGTCACGGAGTGATCCTGTAAAAATAACCCGGAAAGACATTCTGGCGACCTGCGTTCCATGCATATCAATTTTATCAGTAGGGGGCCAACCCAGCCCTCCCCGGCCATCCTAAAGCCATTTACACTACCGGCTCTCCCGGCACCCTTGCCATTCAGCCTTCGACAGACGCACGCCGAAAGCAGATCCGAGCCCTCAGCCATGCCCAATTCTACCTAATCCAACTCACAGTTGGATACTGCCTCACAAAAACAAACACACACCGTACTAACTAAGAATGGCACTTGTGCGCGACTCCAAAATCGAACGCACGTGAAAACAGTACAGTCGTACCACTTTCTTCCGCATCACCTCCTAATCCAAAATCTGTCGTCGGGAACGTAGCGTGACTGAACTCCGACACGCACGAATGGCGCTAAGTTAAGCGATAAAGTTCGATGCGAAGGGCCAGAGGCCGTTTTTTTCCAATGTCACTATATATTTCACACATTACTCCTTGGACGCGCGTCTACCAATGCCGGCTCTGCGCGCCGAGCATGGAACAGTAGAGGCTGGGTTCGGGCAGGCCGGGGCTCAGCAGGGTGGTGGGCGCCAGATACTGGGAGCCCGAGCACCACCAAAGGCTGTAGCTGGGGTACTGCTGCTTGTACAACTGATTCAGCAGGCCGGGATAACTGCCGGCAATGCTCCCGGTTTCACTGGTGGCGGTAATGGCCGCGCCGAAAAATGCCGACTCTCCACCGGCGACCGCACCGGCGGGAAAATCCGGAAACCGCTCCATCACCTGGTCGGCCTGCAGGGTGCTCTGCAGCGCATCTATTGCCAGATCCGACAACAGCCGGTACCAGCTGTCCGCGCCCGCCTGCACGGCAAAAGGATTTGCCTGCGCGGATGCGGGAACAGGTACGGCCATGGTCAGGGGGAAGTAGCGGCCCACACTGTCCACACTGGGCACCAGCACACCGGCCCAGGCGCACTCGTCGAGTACCCCGCAGGACAGTACGAAACGCCAGATGGGGCTGGTAAGGTAATAATCCAGCCAGGACTCCCCAACGAGTTCCCGCGACCCGTGGACCGCTCTCTGCAGCCATTCGTCCCAGGGTGTCACGAAACTGCCGGGCAGTTGGCGCTGGATAAAATCCCCATGCCCGGGCAGCTTTCCGAATAATCCCTTTGCACTCGACACTTTTACAGACCTCTAAATCACAAGGTTTCCGGGCAGCGATAGCCCTGAAGTAGGCTGCGGTCGAACGGGTTTTCAACACCGGAGGCCGTCAATCGGAATTCGGCCTTGCGGCCCTGCTTCTCGAAGGTGACAAAATACTCGGTGCTGCTGCGCCCCGGCCGCAGGTCGGAGTCGGCGAGCAGGCGGTACCAGGCCCAATCCCCTTCAAAATGGCTGCGGTGCACGGTTTCGTTGAGATCCTCAAAAATAATACGCGCGCGGTTGCTCTCCCCGCCCCGCCAAGCCAGCTGCTTGGGAGTTCTCGGACCGTGCGAGTAGGGAACCCGCTGTCCACCCATTTCCAGGGCAAACAGCCGGACGCCGGAATCCAGCTTGGTGGGTTCGATGCGGAAGGAGTAGCCCGCCTGTTCGCCACTACTGAAGAAGGTCCTGCGGATGCGGTCGGCCCGGCGGAGCTGCGAGAGCGCTCCCTGGGACAGGCCCAGGCTCTGTCCCTCCAGGGATTTCACGCTCCAGTTCCGCGTGTCGACGAACGGCTTCAGGTACTCGGAGACGAACTTCTGTTCGGTGCCGCCGGGCTTGAAGTACTCATTGAATTCCATGATCGGCACTTCCTGGTCCCGGCCCGCCCGCAGCGGATAGCGGTTGGCCAGGCTGCGGCTGTAACTGCTGTACACCTGCTCGCGCCAGACCCGGTCGGCGTGCAGCTTGGCCTTGGCCATCACCAGGGCCCAGGTATTGTCGGCGATATCGGTCAGCCATTGGTCGAAAGGCGCCGGGGCGTTGGCGGCCTTTATACGGAGCTGCTTGATGGCCTCCCCGCCGCCACCCGCGAAGCGCTCTTTGGCGCTGGCAAAAGCGGCCTCGTTGGCATCCGGGGCACTGTCTATTTCCGTCAGGAATTCCTGCGCCTTGCTAATCGCGGAGAGATATTCCTGCACCCTGGCCGGCCGGCCTTTATCAT carries:
- the tssF gene encoding type VI secretion system baseplate subunit TssF — its product is MSEKLIDLYERELAFIQQTASEFTKIHPAAASRLQLDTDTVDDPLVGRLLSGFAYMNARVQQKLSDDFPELTDAMLETLYPHYLRPIPSCAIVQFEPEPDLDAITRVDADTLLETDSFNGQTCRFTSRYPVDICPFQVANASLMPRPFIAPGCNEIQGANAVLKLSLKTLSQDLSFSEIQPGKLRFFLRGQPSHVYALYDLLLSRCVKLVVASGETDPKPTFMEPDAIQQVGLEPDQGLLPYPDTAFIGYRLLTEYFAFPEKFLFIDICNLQEAINDSYGDTLNLYFYLSENHDELEKQIAASMFALGCTPVVNLFPQTADPIPLSHTEYSYHVVPDARRSDGLEVYSIDAVGATDGSGKTTPYRPFYGIQHSRHHARQSAFWYVRRRDVIEGEHRNEQATELDICLVDLDFNPHRISDQTLDLKLTCCNRNLPKKLPSGNSQPYLEVVDGDAPASRVSSVISPTATLRPPHRERGYWRLISHLNLNHLSLSGSGGCDALKEILRLYDFRDSASTRNLIESLLKVNTRPITAPIQIDQSVVLCRGTEVEIELDSMMLSGTSPLLFASIIERFLGLYCSLNSFTRLIATLSGRDGELKRWPPRAGDKALL
- the tssE gene encoding type VI secretion system baseplate subunit TssE, with translation MRKDKRLLAPVLDRLLESSRNMDLHQPHQVLKQLREGVRRDLEYLFNTRYRCLSAPETHTHLSNSNINFGLPDLSTINLSSMDSRKRFCREIERTILDFEPRIRSVKVTSQDKMDVEDPSIRFRVEAVLHVNPASEVIVFDSALNPVTQLVDVSEIM
- the tssC gene encoding type VI secretion system contractile sheath large subunit, which gives rise to MQKFLREPDDLFAFEYWLSEIYPCPQPEQFTVRQWLSRLVAELDELICDQINSILHHSRFQRLEASWRGLSMLVHNTPHSDNIKIKLLDVSWRDLSKDMERAPDFDQSGLFHLIYNEEFGTPGGEPFGLLLGDYYISHRPFADHPYDDVFTLQGIAHTSAAAFAPFVCAATPQLFGVDHYDDLAKPIDFSEVFRQKEYIRWNGLRDLEDSRFLAVTLPQVLLRQPYNTQFSRYGGLRFAERVSASHSRKYLWGNACFAMGAVLIREFNDVGWFSHIRGVARDHLGGGLVSQLPVVSYKPDTTSNMVRMSTSILVTDFVERDLSELGFSCLCHCYDTAYSAFNSVPSLQRPKQYTTKSATANARISAMLQQILCASRFAHYIKVMIRDKVGAYMNAQDCERQLQKWLDRYTTGRDDLSWEMLARYPLREARVRVVDEPGKAGSYQSVIHLKSHYTVDHLVSELKLTTALAQIGVGTIR
- the tssC gene encoding type VI secretion system contractile sheath large subunit; this translates as MSTEAENAVENEAEEQSVSLLDQAISATKQTSPDEAKDLISNLTEQVLKGTVTWDRNLTQTISKAVQAIDEAMSKQLSAILHDEKFQKLEGSWRGLNHLVMNSETGATLKIRMLNITKRELFRDLDKAVEFDQSQTFKKVYEEEFGTAGGEPFGCMIGDFEFTSHPEDVELLSKMSNVAAAGFCPFISAAGAGMFGFSDFTELSKPRDLGGIFESGEYIKWRSFRDSEDSRFVTLVMPRTLARTPYGANTKPIESFNFEEFDVDESGVSRPADHDQYCWMNAAYVMGTTMTRAFAENSWCTAIRGAEGGGKVEGLPTHIFKSDDGDLDQKCPTEIGITDRREAELSSQGFLPLCHYKNTDYSVFFGSQSTQKPKAYDDPDATSNAAISARLPYLMATARIAHYLKVMARDKVGSFMEASDCERWLNKWITQYTNSNPDASAEMKAKYPLAEARVEVKEIPGQPGCYSAVAYLKPWLQMEELTTSMRMVANIPTAG
- the tssB gene encoding type VI secretion system contractile sheath small subunit, whose translation is MSESIHNKLKRVRKPRVHITYDVETNGAEVKKELPFVTGVMGDYSGDNAENRKALKERKFVQIDRDNFNDVMTKVNPKLSLQVENTLSGDGSKMAVDLDFRHMDDFSPERVVDQVEPLKQLLEARSKLRDLLSKADRSEDLEKVLEDILKSTENVGAISEQLGLGENKGEESE
- the tssA gene encoding type VI secretion system protein TssA, with product MAFPNIISIDELAAPISEDQPTGSDIREDRSPTSDYYTIKDSRNSARAAERSAMFDDSDADLLAPWHDVAKCAEKILSAQSKDLEVATWYTEALIRLHGFPGLRDGFALIERLVKENWDGLYPEPDEDGLETKVAPLTGLNGDGGDGTLMMPVRNAPITPESDYGAYSFFQYQQARDADRIADDDAKAARLEVLGYSFDEIEQCVNAASNEWAQDLVETLEEALAHYKSISEELRSSCGHDAPPFTNITTLLDEVLRTTRFVYKSQLEALAASAAPPEAEVGGTEGGESSPPGGAAPAVAGVSMPTGPVASREDALKLLEAAAKYFRTYEPHTPLAPGLERLIGWGRMTVSELMAELLPDDQSRSIYSQLTGVKLDGSDTQRYVAPPPAARAPQAPTAPASAETPEASSGQAEWSEESQTADAGVGW
- the tagF gene encoding type VI secretion system-associated protein TagF, which gives rise to MSSAKGLFGKLPGHGDFIQRQLPGSFVTPWDEWLQRAVHGSRELVGESWLDYYLTSPIWRFVLSCGVLDECAWAGVLVPSVDSVGRYFPLTMAVPVPASAQANPFAVQAGADSWYRLLSDLAIDALQSTLQADQVMERFPDFPAGAVAGGESAFFGAAITATSETGSIAGSYPGLLNQLYKQQYPSYSLWWCSGSQYLAPTTLLSPGLPEPSLYCSMLGAQSRHW